In one Rutidosis leptorrhynchoides isolate AG116_Rl617_1_P2 chromosome 8, CSIRO_AGI_Rlap_v1, whole genome shotgun sequence genomic region, the following are encoded:
- the LOC139862158 gene encoding uncharacterized protein, with amino-acid sequence MATSSFIIYSPLSCSHILSSSKPKFILNSSSSSCNPFTKCLRWNFLPPLTTVIFSSPQSSTFRTAALAVGEILDKSNNLQDSLAKQQLPKIDKSGRFCSPRAARELALSIIYAACLEGSDPVRLFERRINTRREIGYEFDKETLMEYNHMSFGGPPVKTESAEEADELMRLDEKASEVEAEVLSAPPKLVYSKLILRFTRKLLVAVAEKWDSHVLVIDKVAPLNWKNEPAGRILELSILHLAMSEIDVLGTRHQIVINEAVDLAKRFCDGSAPRIVNGCLRTFIKGLKEEGDGPAPDLEMQKETNSIDSLVDIVV; translated from the exons ATGGCCACAAGTTCATTTATAATATACTCACCATTATCATGCTCACATATTTTATCATCTTCTAAACCTAAATTCATCCTcaattcttcttcatcttcttgtaATCCGTTTACCAAATGTCTCCGGTGGAACTTCCTCCCTCCGTTAACCACCGTTATTTTCTCTTCACCTCAATCCTCTACCTTCCGTACAGCGGCACTCGCCGTTGGTGAAATACTAGACAAGTCTAATAATTTACAGGATTCACTTGCAAAACAACAGTTGCCCAAAATCGATAAAAGTGGAAGGTTTTGTAGCCCTAGGGCTGCCAGAGAGCTTGCACT GTCAATCATATATGCTGCTTGTTTAGAAGGATCTGATCCTGTACGCTTGTTCGAGAGGCGAATTAATACCAGAAGAG AAATAGGGTACGAGTTTGATAAAGAGACATTAATGGAATACAATCATATGAGCTTTGGAGGACCTCCTGTCAAAACCGAGTCAGCTGAAGAAGCTGACGAGCTTATGCGACTAGACGAGAAGGCGTCTGAAGTTG AGGCTGAAGTCCTTTCAGCTCCTCCAAAGTTGGTTTACAGTAAATTAATCTTGCG CTTCACAAGGAAATTGTTGGTGGCTGTAGCAGAAAAGTGGGATAGTCATGTTCTAGTCATTGACAAAGTTGCTCCACTAAATTGGAAG AATGAACCAGCAGGCAGAATCTTGGAGCTTTCTATTCTTCACTTGGCTATGTCTGAAATTGATGTGCTAGGAACACGTCACCAGATTGTAATTAACGAG GCAGTAGATCTTGCAAAACGTTTTTGTGATGGATCAGCACCCCGAATAGTGAATGGCTGCCTTCGAACATTTATCAAGGGCCTCAAAGAAGAAGGTGATGGCCCGGCACCAGATCTTGAAATGCAAAAAGAAACCAACTCAATTGACTCATTAGTTGACATTGTTGTTTGA